In Syngnathus scovelli strain Florida chromosome 10, RoL_Ssco_1.2, whole genome shotgun sequence, the following are encoded in one genomic region:
- the mindy4 gene encoding probable ubiquitin carboxyl-terminal hydrolase MINDY-4: MVICVEEVSASLVREYLSRKGLKKTIACMDEERPRTQSSINNRSHLRQVLHIEDLYRANKARSSPLRTLLEIIVKHHIEGHKDDPIACEGNDSLLPAKTPSQMNESNSDHSTASFVSGDHIKLRSHDKEASSPPRVVLSLDRQGIINHSATRTWLNASVDETHQCKMTSQHDHDRLTEAVNNSPINEVSQRSRPSRVRRGILAGPISSTLQESTKQRQSRKVVTPQLPFRREEEPRQSWDGLSGKSFQQKVLKKSQSDATEGVKSLEGEGEGRYDRKIVKSKTQPNVRDLSELVLDDIDDELPEFPKISIKNTATAASSHTVRPMDQHTASELKSILLGSSLKCFTVEWRNQGFAFSDTHDLRYGVVQKKGGPCGVLASIQAFVLKKLLFENIDSSYTRLQRLRPTNATRRKCLVLAVAEVLWRAGDEKQATVAINSGRMLFTPSGHYKSEGVLEKINCFTVDSIKNLHSLLEQNIEQFETGELGCLLLTISAVLSRSIDKLKEDMDVATTALIGAHGYCTQELVNLLLVGRAVSNVFDGNVELDSGNGNSTLLKGIKSHCNIGLLSLFEHYNIFKVGDFLKNPLFPIWVVCSESHFSVLFGLQEELLTSQDKSAEFDLYYYDGLANQQEEIRLTVSVGKSDLSCQDADLIPPLELCIRTRWKDAFVSWNDTEPIL; encoded by the exons ATGGTCATTTGTGTGGAGGAGGTGTCCGCGTCCCTCGTGCGGGAATATCTGAGCAGAAAG GGACTCAAGAAGACGATCGCGTGCATGGATGAAGAGCGTCCACGCACACAGTCCAGCATCAACAACAGATCCCACTTGAGACAAGTTCTGCACATTGAGGATCTGTACAGAGCAAATAAG GCTCGGAGTTCACCTTTGAGGACTTTACTGGAAATCATTGTCAAGCATCACATTGAAGGTCACAAAGATGACCCGATAGCCTGTGAAGGCAATGACAGTCTTCTTCCTGCAAAAACTCCGTCGCAGATGAACGAAAGCAACTCAGATCACAGCACAGCGTCTTTTGTTTCTGGTGATCACATCAAATTAAG GTCACATGACAAGGAAGCATCCTCACCTCCACGGGTGGTATTGTCACTTGATAGACAGGGAATTATTAACCACAGTGCAACTCGGACGTGGTTGAATGCCTCAGTAGATGAAACCCACCAGTGTAAGATGACGTCTCAACATGATCACGATCGCCTTACTGAAGCTGTAAACAACTCTCCCATTAATGAAGTCAGTCAAAGGAGCCGACCCAGTCGGGTTCGACGCGGTATCTTGGCGGGACCGATATCTAGCACCCTTCAG GAGTCAACCAAACAACGGCAGAGTCGAAAAGTTGTTACCCCTCAGCTGCCGTTCAGGAGAGAAGAGGAGCCCAGACAGTCTTGGGATGGACTGTCAGGGAAGAGTTTCCAACAAAAAGTCCTGAAAAAATCCCAAAGTGATgctacagagggagtgaagagcTTGGAGGGAGAGGGAGAAGGCAGATATGACAGAAAAAT AGTGAAGTCTAAGACGCAGCCAAACGTGAGAGATTTGTCTGAGTTGGTGTTAG ATGACATTGATGACGAACTGCCAGAATTCCCCAAAATTTCCATCAAGAACACAGCAACTGCAGCGAGCAGCCACACAGTCCGTCCAATGGACCAACACACCGCCTCG GAATTGAAATCAATTCTCCTTGGCTCAAGTCTGAAATGTTTCACCGTCGAATGGCGAAATCAGGGCTTTGCGTTCTCCGACACGCATGACTTGAGATATGGAGTGGTGCAGAAAAAG GGTGGTCCTTGTGGGGTTCTAGCTTCCATCCAAGCTTTCGTTTTAAAGAAACTTCTCTTTGAAAACATAGACAGTAGTTACACAAGACTTCA GCGTTTAAGGCCAACAAATGCAACCAGAAGAAAATGTCTGGTTTTAGCCGTGGctgaagttctgtggagggccGGCGACGAGAAACAAGCCACAGTAGCAAT AAACTCGGGAAGAATGCTTTTCACTCCAAGCGGACATTACAAATCTGAAGGAGTGCTTGAAAAG ATAAACTGTTTCACAGTGGACAGCATTAAAAACCTGCATTCGCTACTGGAGCAAAACATTGAGCAG TTTGAGACAGGGGAGTTGGGATGTCTACTGCTGACCATATCTGCCGTCCTGTCTCGATCTATTGATAA actGAAAGAAGATATGGACGTGGCCACCACCGCGCTCATTGGCGCTCATGGCTACTGCACTCAA GAGCTTGTCAACCTTCTGCTGGTGGGACGAGCAGTTTCAAACGTCTTTGACGGCAATGTGGAGCTGGACTCGGGCAACGGCAACTCTACGCTGCTCAAGGGCATTAAATCTCACTGCAATATTGGCCTTCTGTCTCTGTTCGAACATTATAACATCTTTAAG GTTGGAGACTTTCTGAAGAACCCCCTTTTCCCCATTTGGGTTGTGTGCAGTGAAAGCCACTTCAGTGTGCTGTTTGGCCTGCAGGAGGAGCTGTTGACAAGTCAGGATAAAAGTGCAGAGTTCGACCTGTACTATTATGACGGCTTGGCCAATCAGCAGGAAGAGATCCGCCTCACTGTCT ctgtcggcaaatcagatttgAGCTGTCAAGATGCTGATTTAATTCCTCCCTTGGAACTCTGCATTCGAACAAG GTGGAAAGATGCATTTGTGAGTTGGAATGACACAGAGCCAATTCTATGA